A region from the Bacillus sp. (in: firmicutes) genome encodes:
- a CDS encoding DUF2529 domain-containing protein has translation MIKMFTTQLSGLMNRIFDKEEFSIEDGARLLAQAAVGEGNIYICGFGEMEVVAIEALKGKEPLANARILAADQLDELTSADRVLLVSRFSTDEDALQLGQQLVEKQIPFVAVSGAVSSDSAKDLTTLADVHIDTKVIKSMLPDESGERVGFPATIAALYIYFCLKFTLEEMLNEY, from the coding sequence TTGATTAAAATGTTCACTACTCAATTATCTGGGTTAATGAACCGTATTTTCGATAAAGAGGAATTTTCGATTGAAGACGGTGCCCGATTGTTAGCACAAGCAGCAGTAGGCGAAGGCAACATATACATTTGTGGGTTTGGCGAAATGGAAGTTGTGGCAATTGAAGCGTTAAAAGGAAAAGAACCTCTAGCCAACGCTCGAATTTTAGCTGCTGATCAACTCGATGAACTAACTTCTGCCGATCGGGTACTGCTTGTTAGCCGATTCAGTACCGACGAGGATGCACTTCAGCTAGGACAACAGCTTGTAGAAAAACAAATTCCGTTCGTGGCGGTGTCAGGTGCTGTTTCGTCTGATAGCGCAAAAGACTTAACGACATTAGCGGATGTACATATTGATACAAAAGTGATTAAAAGTATGCTTCCTGACGAATCAGGCGAACGAGTAGGCTTCCCGGCAACCATCGCTGCGTTATACATTTATTTCTGCCTAAAGTTTACTTTGGAAGAAATGTTGAACGAATATTAA